Proteins from a genomic interval of Corynebacterium deserti GIMN1.010:
- the ettA gene encoding energy-dependent translational throttle protein EttA, with protein MGEFIYTMKNVRKAIGDKVILDNVYMSFYPGAKIGVVGPNGAGKSSILKIMAGLDQPSNGEAFLDPGATVGILLQEPPLNEEKTVRQNVEEGLGEIFEKKQRFEAIAEEMATNYTDELMEEMGVLQEALDAADAWEIDSKIEQALDALRCPPGDEPVTHLSGGERRRVALAKLLLSEPDLLLLDEPTNHLDAESVLWLEKHLADYKGAVLAVTHDRYFLDHVAQWICEVDRGQLHPYEGNYSTYLEKKAERLEVAGKKDQKLQKRLKDELAWVRSGAKARQAKNKARLQRYDEMVAEAEKYRKLDFEEIQIPTPPRLGNKVVEVSDLEKGFDGRVLIKDLSFTLPRNGIVGVIGPNGVGKSTLFKTIVGLEQPDAGKVEIGDTVQLSYVDQGRENIDPEKTVWEVVSDGLDYIIVGQNEMPSRAYLSAFGFKGADQQKPSKVLSGGERNRLNLALTLKQGGNLILLDEPTNDLDVETLGSLENALQNFPGCAVVISHDRWFLDRTCTHILAWEGNIAEGQWYWFEGNFEDYEKNKVERLGADAARPSRVTHRKLTR; from the coding sequence TTGGGCGAGTTCATCTACACGATGAAGAACGTGCGTAAGGCAATCGGTGACAAGGTCATCTTGGACAATGTCTACATGTCCTTCTACCCAGGTGCCAAGATTGGTGTCGTTGGACCCAACGGCGCAGGTAAGTCATCGATCCTGAAGATCATGGCCGGTCTTGACCAGCCTTCTAACGGTGAAGCATTCCTAGATCCAGGCGCAACCGTCGGCATCCTCCTTCAGGAGCCACCACTAAACGAAGAAAAAACTGTTCGCCAAAACGTTGAAGAAGGTCTTGGCGAGATCTTTGAAAAGAAGCAGCGCTTCGAGGCCATCGCAGAAGAAATGGCCACCAATTACACCGACGAGCTCATGGAAGAAATGGGCGTCCTCCAGGAAGCACTCGACGCAGCTGATGCGTGGGAGATCGATTCCAAGATCGAGCAGGCACTTGACGCACTGCGTTGCCCTCCAGGCGATGAGCCTGTCACTCACCTCTCCGGTGGTGAGCGTCGTCGTGTCGCTCTGGCAAAGCTTCTGCTTTCCGAGCCTGACCTGCTGCTTCTCGACGAGCCTACCAACCACCTTGACGCCGAGTCCGTCCTGTGGCTGGAGAAGCACCTCGCCGATTACAAGGGCGCCGTCTTGGCTGTTACCCACGATCGTTACTTCCTCGACCACGTTGCACAGTGGATCTGTGAAGTTGACCGCGGCCAGCTGCACCCTTACGAAGGCAACTACTCCACCTACCTGGAGAAGAAGGCCGAGCGTCTCGAAGTTGCTGGTAAGAAGGATCAGAAGCTGCAAAAGCGTCTGAAGGATGAACTCGCATGGGTTCGTTCCGGTGCAAAGGCACGCCAGGCTAAGAACAAGGCTCGTCTGCAGCGTTACGACGAGATGGTTGCGGAAGCTGAGAAGTACCGCAAGCTCGACTTTGAAGAAATCCAGATCCCAACCCCACCACGCCTGGGCAACAAGGTTGTGGAGGTCTCTGACCTGGAGAAGGGCTTCGACGGCCGCGTCCTCATCAAGGACCTGTCCTTCACCCTGCCCCGTAACGGCATCGTTGGCGTCATCGGTCCAAACGGTGTGGGTAAGTCCACCCTGTTCAAGACCATTGTTGGCCTTGAACAGCCAGATGCCGGCAAGGTAGAAATCGGCGATACCGTTCAGCTGTCTTACGTGGACCAGGGCCGTGAAAACATTGATCCGGAAAAGACCGTCTGGGAAGTTGTTTCTGACGGACTGGATTACATCATCGTCGGACAGAACGAAATGCCATCGCGTGCATACCTGTCTGCCTTCGGTTTCAAGGGCGCAGACCAGCAGAAGCCTTCCAAGGTTCTCTCCGGTGGTGAGCGTAACCGATTGAACCTGGCGCTGACCTTGAAGCAGGGCGGAAACCTGATCCTGCTCGATGAGCCTACCAACGACTTGGACGTCGAAACCCTCGGCTCTCTGGAAAATGCACTGCAGAACTTCCCTGGTTGTGCAGTGGTTATTTCCCACGACCGTTGGTTCCTGGACCGCACCTGTACCCACATCCTTGCGTGGGAAGGCAACATTGCTGAAGGCCAGTGGTACTGGTTCGAGGGCAACTTCGAAGACTACGAGAAGAACAAGGTGGAGCGCCTCGGTGCTGACGCCGCACGCCCTTCCCGCGTCACTCACCGCAAGCTGACACGCTAA
- a CDS encoding single-stranded DNA-binding protein, with protein sequence MINTPITIAGRIVSDSIYLERKDGADGVLKIRVATSRSYRQGDTWHNLDKLFISVEAWGRLGINAHRSLKPGVSVIVQGFLYTNEWELPPAEEGGKAQKRQEIRMRATSIGVDLNHYVVGFKETRPNAYNNPGGIELPDTTSGNYPDVEGMREAKRQAEAQAEVRSDGEAQAEDRELAYAGREEAHE encoded by the coding sequence ATGATTAACACACCAATTACCATTGCTGGCCGAATCGTCAGCGACTCCATTTACCTCGAGCGCAAAGACGGCGCCGACGGTGTCCTCAAGATCCGCGTAGCCACCTCCCGTTCTTACCGACAAGGCGATACCTGGCACAACCTAGACAAACTTTTTATCAGCGTCGAAGCCTGGGGCCGACTGGGCATCAACGCCCACCGATCCCTCAAACCAGGCGTTTCCGTCATCGTGCAGGGCTTCCTCTACACCAATGAATGGGAGCTGCCGCCGGCGGAAGAAGGCGGCAAGGCACAAAAGCGCCAAGAGATTCGCATGCGCGCCACATCCATTGGCGTCGACCTCAATCACTATGTCGTTGGCTTCAAAGAGACCCGCCCCAATGCCTACAACAACCCGGGAGGTATTGAGCTTCCTGATACTACTTCCGGAAACTATCCTGATGTTGAGGGCATGCGGGAGGCGAAGAGGCAGGCGGAGGCTCAGGCTGAGGTTCGGTCGGATGGCGAGGCCCAGGCCGAAGATCGCGAGCTTGCCTACGCCGGACGCGAGGAGGCGCATGAATAA
- a CDS encoding cytochrome c oxidase assembly protein, with protein MDEQVVAVSTDKVTDKVTNKTPVRNTWPLYVLFIAVAGVVGAVLAWGFLSESLAALGIPDPGPVTTAGLPFLRAAGWILAALSAGSFMASTFFITPRKTGDEGTNPSYLNKAYLSVDGSIAARTGAVAALCFGLIALLMIPMVMSDLSGQPFSDAIQINNIMIAFQQVALAKAWTWVAVFALITGAAGLFSKRWISQPLLLVFSIIMVIPIGLEGHSASGGNHDFGTNSLLWHLLLMLLWVGGLMALIAHARRIGPNMDVAVKRYSIVATYAVIGMTISGIVNALLRVEFSDLFSSNYGLLVVAKAVGVVVVGLFGLAHRMTSIPKLEKNPRNATVFTRIAIVEVLVMAAVTGIAISMGRTPPPAPLQQDLSVMALEMGYSLEKEPTLFNVFTMWRFDLMLGAIGILMLAMYVRGLVVLRRKAKKWNHLRTFWWVLGCITLVVTVSSGIGMNMPAMFSMHMIAHMLLSMVVPVFLVLGAPLMLIMESVDPGEPGRPGLHEWAAVVADNPLTKFLLHPAVNTIQFIVIFYALYLTPLYETMVSEHAGHLIMNFVFVISGYLYYWEMIGPDPKPEERTHVSRLAWLVFSMPFHLFFGVYLMQLQVVLAEDFYSQLALPWPVDLEYDQLVGGGIAWASGSFPLIIVFGYLFRGWFREERTNERTYEKRAQETDFADADEYNKMLARMNQGHDLHGDYYSETFGERSGEAARKDKE; from the coding sequence ATGGATGAGCAGGTTGTAGCGGTCAGTACCGATAAGGTCACCGATAAGGTCACCAATAAGACACCAGTGCGCAACACCTGGCCACTGTATGTGTTGTTTATTGCAGTGGCAGGTGTGGTTGGTGCGGTGTTGGCGTGGGGATTCCTTTCCGAATCCCTAGCAGCCTTAGGCATCCCAGACCCAGGGCCAGTGACAACGGCTGGTCTGCCTTTTCTGCGCGCTGCAGGCTGGATCTTGGCTGCGCTGTCCGCAGGTAGTTTTATGGCGTCGACGTTTTTTATCACCCCCCGAAAAACGGGTGATGAGGGCACCAACCCCAGCTATCTCAACAAGGCGTATTTGTCAGTTGATGGGTCCATCGCAGCGCGCACTGGTGCGGTTGCAGCGCTCTGTTTTGGTTTGATCGCACTGCTCATGATTCCAATGGTCATGTCTGATCTGTCCGGTCAGCCCTTCTCTGATGCCATTCAGATCAACAACATCATGATCGCTTTCCAACAGGTCGCATTAGCAAAGGCCTGGACGTGGGTCGCGGTATTCGCGCTCATCACCGGTGCTGCGGGATTGTTCTCTAAGCGCTGGATCTCTCAACCTCTGCTGCTGGTTTTCTCCATCATTATGGTGATCCCCATTGGTTTGGAAGGCCACTCAGCCTCAGGCGGCAACCACGATTTTGGCACCAACTCTTTGCTGTGGCACTTGCTGCTCATGCTGCTGTGGGTTGGTGGCCTCATGGCGTTGATTGCCCATGCACGCAGGATCGGCCCGAACATGGATGTGGCGGTCAAACGCTATTCCATTGTGGCCACTTATGCGGTTATTGGCATGACAATTTCGGGCATTGTCAATGCGCTGCTGCGCGTGGAGTTTTCTGACCTTTTCTCCTCAAATTACGGTTTGCTTGTGGTCGCCAAAGCCGTAGGCGTCGTGGTCGTTGGTCTCTTTGGCCTGGCACACCGCATGACCAGCATCCCGAAGCTTGAGAAAAACCCTCGCAACGCCACTGTATTTACTCGCATTGCGATCGTCGAAGTCCTCGTCATGGCTGCAGTCACCGGCATCGCCATCTCCATGGGACGAACCCCACCACCGGCACCACTGCAGCAAGACCTCTCTGTCATGGCACTCGAAATGGGCTACTCGTTGGAGAAGGAACCCACCTTATTCAACGTGTTCACCATGTGGCGTTTTGATTTGATGCTCGGCGCGATCGGCATCTTGATGCTGGCGATGTATGTTCGTGGACTGGTGGTGTTGCGTCGAAAAGCAAAAAAGTGGAACCACCTGCGTACCTTCTGGTGGGTGCTCGGCTGTATCACCCTAGTGGTCACCGTTTCTTCTGGTATCGGTATGAATATGCCGGCGATGTTCTCCATGCACATGATTGCGCACATGCTGTTGTCCATGGTCGTGCCGGTGTTCCTGGTGCTGGGTGCGCCGTTGATGCTCATCATGGAGTCGGTAGATCCCGGCGAGCCTGGTCGTCCTGGCCTGCATGAATGGGCAGCCGTGGTCGCCGATAACCCACTGACTAAGTTCCTGCTGCACCCTGCGGTGAACACCATTCAATTCATCGTTATCTTCTACGCGCTCTACCTCACTCCACTGTATGAAACCATGGTCTCCGAGCACGCTGGCCACCTCATCATGAACTTTGTGTTCGTCATTTCCGGCTACCTCTACTACTGGGAAATGATCGGCCCTGACCCCAAGCCGGAGGAGCGCACCCACGTGTCCCGCCTGGCGTGGCTGGTGTTCTCGATGCCGTTCCACCTCTTCTTCGGCGTGTACCTCATGCAGCTTCAAGTGGTGTTGGCGGAAGATTTCTACAGCCAACTCGCCCTGCCGTGGCCTGTCGATTTGGAATATGACCAGCTTGTTGGCGGTGGCATCGCCTGGGCGTCTGGTTCCTTCCCTCTCATCATCGTTTTCGGCTACTTGTTCCGCGGTTGGTTCCGCGAGGAGCGCACCAATGAGCGCACGTACGAAAAGCGCGCGCAAGAAACCGATTTCGCCGATGCCGATGAGTACAACAAGATGCTTGCCCGCATGAATCAGGGCCATGACCTACACGGGGACTACTACAGTGAGACTTTTGGGGAGCGCTCTGGGGAGGCCGCGCGAAAGGATAAAGAATAA
- a CDS encoding winged helix-turn-helix transcriptional regulator translates to MCRRPSESNEISDPWILPVIRDVLCGQGRFDRLRDNLGISEAVLSRQLRDLEDAGLLERKEYKNAFRRHRGYGPPVDPAATRHLG, encoded by the coding sequence GTGTGCCGTAGGCCAAGCGAAAGCAACGAAATCAGCGACCCCTGGATACTGCCCGTCATCCGTGATGTTTTGTGTGGTCAGGGCCGTTTTGATCGGCTCCGCGACAACCTTGGAATCTCTGAAGCCGTGCTCAGCCGCCAGCTGCGCGACCTCGAAGACGCAGGCCTCCTCGAGCGCAAAGAATATAAAAACGCTTTTCGACGCCACCGTGGCTACGGACCTCCTGTTGATCCTGCAGCAACTCGCCATTTGGGGTGA
- a CDS encoding tautomerase family protein, giving the protein MTRNTGWSVELKKQFYATLTGDLHEKIGIRTEDFFINLVEVAKQNWSFGGGIAQHTDSKSAFRRLPTVTHQNPHISCPRFKLASNRLSDSQASQR; this is encoded by the coding sequence ATCACCCGCAACACTGGCTGGTCCGTCGAGCTCAAGAAACAGTTTTACGCCACCCTCACTGGTGATCTCCACGAAAAGATTGGGATCCGCACCGAGGATTTCTTTATCAACCTTGTGGAAGTGGCCAAACAAAACTGGTCGTTCGGCGGAGGAATTGCGCAACACACCGACTCGAAAAGCGCTTTTCGACGCCTCCCCACCGTAACCCACCAAAACCCTCACATTTCCTGCCCGAGGTTTAAGTTAGCTTCTAATCGACTCTCAGACTCACAGGCAAGCCAAAGATAA
- a CDS encoding alkaline phosphatase, with protein MSLKRRSLALTCAITSSIVLVGMTGTAAAQSSFVSGSSGLFSSESPATPSAPKNIIYMIGDGMGYNHVSATNLFETGQTRYQVEGEPGAVTPVEGGDAVQVFEGPEWIQVAQSTFQDGNSYDPQRAWADLNYVNENFTDSAAAGTAMATGTKTTNGMIGVDTAGETLKNTSEHAIEQGKAAGVVSSVPFNHATPAAWAAHNSNRNDLHAMADEMIASDLNVIMGAGHPFYDNNGNPIATADEDYMLASQYQRLANGETDFTFIEDDADFEKLANGDVSSTKYFGLAQVEDTLQHGRDGDSVTPYDVPQNDVVDLATMSEAALNVLNQDEDGFHVMIEGGAIDWAGHANDIARDIEEVQAFNTAVETVVAWVEENSSWDETLIIVTADHETGYMTGPNNDPNWSALTGAAGLVPNHGWHSGNHTNQLVPLFARGAGSADIAAAADQVDPVRGNYIDNIEIANLTFNKWW; from the coding sequence ATGTCTTTGAAGCGTCGCTCGCTCGCACTTACCTGCGCAATCACCTCCAGCATCGTGCTTGTCGGCATGACCGGCACCGCTGCTGCACAGTCTTCATTCGTTTCCGGTTCTTCCGGACTGTTCTCCTCTGAGTCCCCAGCTACACCATCCGCACCAAAGAACATCATTTACATGATCGGTGACGGCATGGGCTACAACCACGTCTCTGCAACCAACCTGTTCGAAACCGGCCAGACCCGCTACCAGGTTGAAGGCGAGCCAGGTGCTGTTACCCCAGTTGAGGGCGGCGACGCTGTTCAGGTATTCGAAGGCCCGGAATGGATCCAGGTTGCCCAGTCCACCTTCCAGGACGGCAACTCCTACGATCCACAGCGCGCATGGGCTGACCTCAACTACGTCAACGAGAACTTCACCGATTCCGCTGCCGCAGGTACCGCAATGGCAACCGGCACAAAGACAACTAACGGCATGATCGGTGTCGACACCGCAGGTGAAACCCTCAAGAACACCTCCGAGCACGCCATCGAGCAGGGCAAGGCTGCTGGTGTTGTTTCCTCCGTTCCATTCAACCACGCAACCCCAGCTGCATGGGCTGCTCACAACTCCAACCGCAACGATCTGCACGCAATGGCAGACGAGATGATCGCGTCCGACCTCAACGTAATCATGGGCGCTGGCCACCCGTTCTACGACAACAACGGCAACCCAATCGCCACCGCTGACGAAGACTACATGCTGGCTTCCCAGTACCAACGCCTGGCAAACGGCGAGACCGACTTCACCTTCATCGAAGACGACGCTGACTTTGAGAAGCTCGCCAACGGCGATGTTTCCAGCACCAAGTACTTCGGCCTCGCACAGGTTGAAGACACCCTTCAGCACGGCCGCGATGGCGATTCCGTCACCCCTTACGACGTTCCTCAGAACGACGTCGTTGACCTTGCAACCATGTCCGAAGCAGCACTGAACGTTCTTAACCAGGACGAAGACGGGTTCCACGTCATGATCGAGGGCGGCGCAATCGACTGGGCTGGCCACGCAAACGACATCGCACGCGACATCGAAGAAGTTCAGGCATTTAACACAGCAGTTGAGACCGTTGTTGCGTGGGTCGAAGAGAACTCTTCATGGGACGAAACGCTCATCATCGTCACCGCTGACCACGAGACCGGTTACATGACCGGCCCTAACAACGATCCAAACTGGTCGGCACTCACCGGCGCTGCTGGCCTGGTCCCTAACCACGGATGGCACTCCGGCAACCACACCAACCAGCTCGTTCCACTGTTCGCTCGTGGTGCAGGTTCCGCAGATATCGCCGCAGCCGCTGATCAGGTTGATCCAGTTCGCGGAAACTACATCGACAACATCGAGATCGCGAACCTGACCTTCAACAAGTGGTGGTAA
- a CDS encoding hydroxypyruvate isomerase family protein, giving the protein MPRFAANLSLTFTELSFLDRFAAAAAYPFEGVEFQFPYEENPEDIKYAADSAGLPIALFNAPPGETKGLAAVETPEDFQRSFQPALDYAAILKPEKMHIMAGVTKDSEENSEENTAHYVSNIRWAADKLQELDVLAVIEPISPRSIPGYFLNDLTQARELTTQISHGNVKILFDIFHIQQIHGDLSRNLRALHADGLLGHIQVASVPHRNEPGYGEVNDKIIFDLIDVLHYPGFVGGEYIPTFTTEEGLHWLESAVSTP; this is encoded by the coding sequence ATGCCCCGCTTTGCCGCCAACCTGTCGCTGACCTTTACTGAGCTGTCTTTTCTTGACCGTTTCGCCGCCGCTGCCGCCTACCCATTTGAAGGCGTTGAATTCCAATTTCCATACGAAGAAAATCCAGAAGACATCAAGTACGCAGCCGATTCCGCTGGATTACCCATTGCTTTGTTTAACGCCCCGCCTGGTGAGACCAAGGGATTAGCAGCAGTGGAAACCCCAGAGGATTTCCAACGTTCCTTCCAGCCTGCTTTGGATTATGCGGCTATTCTCAAACCAGAGAAGATGCACATCATGGCTGGTGTGACAAAGGATTCTGAAGAAAACTCCGAAGAAAACACCGCTCATTACGTCAGTAACATTCGCTGGGCTGCCGACAAACTCCAAGAGCTCGATGTCCTTGCCGTCATCGAACCGATTAGCCCCCGCTCCATCCCCGGTTACTTCCTCAACGACCTCACCCAAGCCCGTGAGCTGACCACACAGATCAGCCACGGCAACGTAAAGATCCTGTTCGATATCTTCCACATCCAACAAATCCACGGCGATCTCAGCCGAAACCTCCGTGCCCTCCACGCCGATGGCCTACTCGGACACATCCAAGTGGCAAGTGTGCCCCACCGCAACGAACCCGGCTATGGCGAAGTCAACGACAAGATAATCTTCGACCTCATCGACGTGCTCCACTACCCCGGTTTTGTGGGTGGAGAATACATCCCCACCTTCACCACCGAAGAGGGACTGCATTGGTTGGAATCAGCCGTGTCCACCCCATGA
- the cmrA gene encoding mycolate reductase (Catalyzes the final step in mycolic acid biosynthesis.) — MALPTPSKSARALVTGASQGIGLAIARDLARYGHNLILVARREDVLNDIAAELEKKHGVIVEVRAVDLSDADARKVLIDEIKTREINIIINSAGIASFGPFKDQNWTYETAQFSLNATAVFELTHAVLTGMLERRTGAICNVGSAAGNVPIPNNATYVLTKAGVNAFTEALHYELKGTGVACTLLAPGPVREAEIPESEMSIVDKVVPDFLWTTYESCSAETLRALSKNRRRVVPGPLSKAMNAVSSIAPTAVLSPVMGWVYKKMG, encoded by the coding sequence ATGGCGTTACCAACACCTAGCAAGAGCGCCCGCGCCCTTGTTACGGGAGCAAGCCAAGGCATCGGTCTTGCCATCGCCCGTGATTTGGCGCGATACGGCCACAACCTCATTCTGGTTGCCCGCCGCGAAGACGTCCTCAACGACATCGCTGCAGAACTAGAAAAGAAGCACGGCGTCATCGTTGAAGTCCGTGCAGTTGATCTCAGCGACGCGGACGCCCGCAAAGTGCTGATCGATGAGATCAAGACACGCGAAATCAACATCATCATTAACTCTGCAGGTATCGCCAGTTTTGGTCCGTTCAAAGACCAGAACTGGACGTACGAAACCGCTCAATTCTCCCTCAACGCCACCGCTGTTTTCGAGCTCACCCACGCTGTCCTCACCGGCATGCTGGAACGCCGTACCGGAGCGATCTGCAACGTCGGCTCTGCGGCTGGCAATGTGCCCATCCCCAACAACGCCACCTACGTGCTCACCAAAGCTGGTGTCAATGCTTTCACCGAGGCCCTGCACTACGAGCTCAAAGGAACCGGTGTGGCTTGCACCTTGCTCGCTCCAGGACCTGTCCGTGAGGCCGAAATCCCCGAATCTGAAATGTCCATCGTGGACAAGGTTGTCCCTGATTTCTTGTGGACCACCTACGAGTCCTGCTCTGCAGAAACCCTGCGTGCGCTGTCAAAGAACCGCCGTCGAGTTGTTCCAGGGCCGCTGTCCAAGGCGATGAACGCCGTATCCTCCATTGCTCCAACCGCTGTGCTCTCCCCAGTCATGGGGTGGGTCTACAAGAAGATGGGTTAG
- the orn gene encoding oligoribonuclease, with translation MSEPDNNSHTVAARDDRLVWVDLEMTGLDLERHVIVEVAALVTDANLNVLGEGVDLVVHATEEELAQMDDFVTNMHNSSGLTEQIRSSTVSLKEAEDAVLTLIEKHCDPAHPAPLAGNSIATDRSFIREQMPRLDAALHYRMVDVSSVKELARRWYPRVYYKQPEKGLAHRALADIVESIRELDYYRRSFFVAEPGPTSEQCAEDAQASVERFAPYFE, from the coding sequence GTGTCCGAACCTGACAACAACTCCCACACCGTAGCTGCTCGCGACGACCGCCTCGTCTGGGTCGACCTTGAAATGACTGGCCTAGACCTTGAGCGTCACGTCATCGTCGAAGTCGCAGCGTTGGTGACTGACGCCAACCTCAACGTGCTGGGCGAAGGCGTGGATCTGGTTGTTCACGCAACGGAAGAAGAACTCGCGCAGATGGATGACTTTGTCACCAACATGCACAACTCCTCCGGGCTGACCGAACAGATCCGCTCCTCTACGGTCTCGCTCAAAGAAGCTGAAGACGCAGTCCTCACCCTCATCGAGAAACACTGCGATCCGGCGCACCCAGCGCCACTTGCTGGAAACTCCATTGCCACCGATCGATCCTTTATCCGTGAGCAAATGCCCCGTCTGGATGCTGCGCTGCATTACCGCATGGTGGATGTGTCATCAGTGAAAGAATTGGCGCGTCGCTGGTACCCACGGGTGTACTACAAGCAGCCAGAAAAAGGCCTTGCCCATCGCGCGTTGGCTGACATCGTGGAATCCATCCGCGAACTGGACTACTACCGACGTTCATTCTTCGTCGCTGAACCCGGTCCTACCTCTGAGCAGTGTGCCGAAGATGCGCAGGCATCAGTGGAGCGATTTGCGCCGTACTTTGAGTAA
- a CDS encoding enterochelin esterase domain-containing protein — translation MPPLRQTKTWVDRHGSAHVELSPTVPSHNPKKHMRVEGPLEIAWSDAVREGGEHSARRCGDMAVAALAKPNPLIADDPDGNPDMCLYTWIVECPGATAVLLWINGVFDAEDIEQSEMVRLEGSDLWVLSLRMPSDWRASYTVNSFQGEGTPPWREVGDNMEIRKAAMTGGRLDERALGKVMNSSLVEGPDALPDCWVAASTSVAVVEETVAGEHFWFYEAPVKAPLLVLFDGQQWNRMNLPAQVDAAISIGLLPPVSLLMLDSVDIDRRWETVGVPGGQVDTLFDDLLPHVRAKYNVSPRGEDTIVSGVSFGGLAALWALALGDGEVGHAIAQSPSLWRFNVADALSVADQWISIHLQAGKYEDEMLRMSHQLAEDLSGDIREVRVRGVHGGHDWAWWRVHLLTELTRLLKTL, via the coding sequence ATGCCACCGTTGAGGCAGACGAAAACGTGGGTGGACCGTCATGGGTCCGCTCATGTGGAATTGTCGCCAACCGTGCCATCACACAACCCTAAGAAGCACATGCGGGTCGAAGGCCCCTTGGAAATCGCCTGGAGTGACGCTGTGCGTGAGGGTGGGGAGCATTCGGCGCGTCGCTGTGGCGACATGGCGGTTGCTGCGCTGGCGAAGCCGAATCCGTTGATCGCTGATGATCCGGACGGCAATCCTGATATGTGTTTGTACACGTGGATCGTTGAATGCCCAGGTGCAACGGCTGTGTTGCTGTGGATCAACGGCGTATTCGATGCGGAAGACATTGAGCAGTCAGAGATGGTTCGTCTTGAGGGCTCGGATTTGTGGGTGCTGAGCTTGCGGATGCCGTCGGATTGGCGTGCAAGTTACACCGTCAACTCTTTTCAGGGGGAGGGGACTCCGCCGTGGCGTGAGGTTGGCGACAACATGGAAATCCGCAAGGCCGCGATGACGGGCGGCCGCCTGGATGAGCGCGCCTTGGGGAAGGTAATGAATTCTTCTCTGGTGGAGGGGCCGGATGCGTTACCGGATTGCTGGGTTGCGGCGTCGACAAGCGTTGCGGTGGTTGAAGAAACCGTGGCCGGCGAGCATTTCTGGTTTTATGAGGCGCCGGTAAAGGCGCCGTTGCTGGTGCTGTTTGATGGGCAGCAGTGGAATCGGATGAATCTGCCGGCACAGGTCGATGCGGCGATTTCGATTGGGCTGCTGCCGCCGGTGAGCTTGCTCATGCTGGATTCTGTGGACATTGACCGCCGCTGGGAAACCGTCGGCGTGCCAGGGGGCCAGGTTGATACGCTTTTCGACGACCTCCTCCCACACGTTCGCGCTAAGTACAATGTTTCTCCGCGCGGTGAAGACACAATTGTTTCTGGTGTGAGCTTCGGCGGTTTGGCAGCACTGTGGGCGCTTGCGCTGGGCGACGGCGAAGTTGGTCACGCGATCGCGCAATCACCAAGTTTGTGGCGCTTTAATGTGGCTGATGCGTTGTCAGTGGCGGATCAGTGGATTTCTATCCATTTGCAGGCCGGTAAGTATGAGGATGAGATGCTGCGTATGTCGCATCAGCTGGCTGAGGACTTGTCTGGTGATATTCGTGAAGTCCGCGTGCGTGGTGTGCACGGCGGCCACGATTGGGCCTGGTGGCGGGTACATTTGCTCACAGAACTCACCAGGCTCCTAAAAACCCTCTAG